Proteins encoded by one window of Bactrocera oleae isolate idBacOlea1 chromosome 4, idBacOlea1, whole genome shotgun sequence:
- the LOC106626886 gene encoding uncharacterized protein, with product MNVDAFQQSLNQSLQALALKLELFVGVAVQTVVSIQHEFSEKTSDWRSPIEFSALQLTLLKVLLVLLLGTAGLIAYSWRVYGKVITEKFVRPSTLKEIEELKLSVAKLKLPKEHSPRI from the exons ATGAATGTCGATGCTTTCCAGCAGTCACTAAATCAATCACTGCAAGCCCTTGCATTAAAGTTAGAActctttgtgggcgtggcagtgcaGACAGTAGTTTCAATACAGCACGAATTCTCTGAAAAAACTAGCGATTGGCGTAGTCCTATAGAATTTTCAGCGCTGCAGCTAACTCTGCTAAAagtgttgctggtgttgttacTGGGTACTGCAGGACTTATCGCGTATTCGTGGCGTGTTTACGGAAAAGTAAtaactgaaaaatttgttcgaccaa GCACACTCAAGGAAATTGAGGAGCTAAAGTTATCCgtcgccaaattaaaattgcctAAAGAGCATTCACCTAGAATATAA
- the Gint3 gene encoding UBX domain-containing protein 6, which produces MSKIKKFFSRKKEEAAFKLKLGGGMGQGRTLNATAPPPNSSNSKSGTAYVPPKRQEMSSEARQAASAALARIEKRETKDFNISLAAIKAQAKRELEAEQKLRTEELSVSSGSSSTTTKRNMACEGVFFRCPLISDEILPRKEWKIKIKEFLYQQLESERALTACLIICNCNTREKADDCIRTISKYIENIYNHPEEEKYYKIRMSNKIFSEKVRYVEGALDFLLAAGFREIDIDGEPFLVWSKENVENNYDLPVLLDALKNAETIQLDLDRNIRVLMPSQARSAELPDDFYRISPEEIKREQQLRSEAIENAQVLRTKAMREREEQRNLRLYRFALIRVKFPNGIYIQGTFNVYDKIRDIYEFVQSCLFDENLDFNLVATNGVQFTDEDMEKTLYDLRLVPNMVLFFTIPGATTSLAADTNFLKEEFFMLVQKM; this is translated from the exons atgtcaaaaatcaaaaagtttttctcTAGGAAAAAGGAGGAAGCAGCATTTAAG CTAAAACTAGGTGGCGGAATGGGACAAGGTCGAACATTAAACGCAACAGCACCGCCTCCAAACAGTTCAAACTCTAAATCTGGTACTGCTTATGTGCCACCAAAACGACAAGAAATGAGTTCGGAGGCACGTCAAGCAGCATCAGCAGCATTAGCTCGTATAGAGAAGAGAGAGACGAAAGATTTCAATATATCCCTGGCAGCTATCAAAGCTCAAGCGAAACGCGAGTTAGAAGCAGAACAGAAACTAAGGACAGAAGAGTTGAGCGTATCTTCAGGGTCGTCAAGTACAACGACAAAAAGGAATATGGCCTGCGAAGGAGTGTTTTTTCGATGCCCGTTGATTAGTGACGAAATATTACCCAGGAAGGagtggaaaattaaaataaaagagtttctttatcaacaattgGAATCAGAACGAGCATTGACTGCATGCTTGATAATATGTAATTGTAACACACGTGAAAAG GCTGATGATTGCATACgaacaatttcaaaatatattgagAACATATATAACCATCCCGAGGAAGAGAAATACTATAAAATTAGAATGTCCAATAA AATCTTTAGCGAGAAAGTTCGATATGTAGAGGGAGCTTTAGATTTTCTGCTTGCAGCTGGTTTCCGTGAGATTGATATCGATGGTGAACCATTTCTCGTTTGGTCTAAAGAAAACGTTGAAAATAATTATGATTTGCCAGTCTTGCTTGATGCTTTGAAGAATGCTGAAACTATACAATTGGATTTAGACAGAAACATTAGAGTTCTAATGCCTTCTCAGGCTCGAAGTGCAGAGTTGCCTGATGATTTCTATCGAATATCTCCAGAGGAAATCAAACGTGAACAGCAGTTACGCAGTGAAGCTATTGAAAATGCGCAAGTATTGCGAACAAAGGCAATGCGAGAACGTGAGGAACAACGTAATTTGCGTTTATATCGTTTCGCATTGATAAGAGTTAAATTCCCAAATGGTATTTATATTCAG GGTACCTTTAATGTATACGATAAAATTAGAGATATTTATGAATTTGTGCAATCGTGTCTTTTTGACGAAAATTTGGATTTTAATTTAGTTGCTACTAATGGTGTCCAATTTACCGATGAAGACATGGAAAAGACTTTATATGACTTgcg ACTCGTTCCAAATATGGTGCTGTTTTTTACGATTCCTGGCGCAACCACCTCATTGGCAGCTGATACCAATT